Part of the Azospirillum formosense genome is shown below.
GCGGCACGGTGGCGGGTGCAGGCTCCGCACCGGCGACGACCGTCACCACCGGCCCCAATGGCATCAGCGGAGCGGTGGCCGGCACGGTCGCTCCCGCCGCGGCACCGGCGAGCGAACCGCAGGGGGCGATGGGAGCGGCTGTGGGTCCGTTGACCGCCCAACTGGCGCAGGCCTTGGGGCTGGAGTCGCCGCGCGGTCTGGTGGTGACGGCGCTGCTCCCGGGCAAGGCGGCCGAGCTGTCGGGCATCCGCGGCGGCGACGTGATCCTGGAGGTGCGCGGCGTCGCGGTGGATGATGTGATGCAGATGCGCCGTGTTCTGGGCGCGGTGCCCAGCGGGCAGAGCGTGCTGGTCAAGCTGTGGCGCGCCCGCGAGCCGCGCGAGCTGATCGTCGGCCCCATCACCAGCACCACCCCGGCGCTGCCGCCGGGTGCTGTGTACGCCGATGCGCCGGTCCTGCCGGCGGCGCCGGTGCGCGAGCGCTTCTGCGTGGCCCAGATGACCGGTTCGGGCCTGTTCTCGAGCAGCGTGCACTCGCCGCTGTTCACGGTGCGCAACGACGGCAGCGAGGCGGAAAGCGCCAAGCTGACGACGGCTTTTTGGGAGGCGGCGCGGAAGGCTCAACCCGGATATTGGCTGGCGCCGCACCCGCGGCCGACCTGCAACCGGGATTCCACGGTCTGCACGTCGGCCAGCGCCGACTCCGACGTTCTGATGATGCTGTGCGAGACGGACCGCGAGAAGGGTGCGGCGGTCTACGAAGCGCTGCGGCGGGACAAGCCGGTGACCGAGCTGGCCTGGTCGCCGCCGGCGCCGTGAGGCGAAGCCGGCGGGGTCAACGCCCCGACAGCCGGTCGGCGATGTCGTGCATCCCCTGCTCCCGCAGGATCGCCTGACGGTGGCGGATCAGGCGGCGGGCCAGCGCCTTCTCCACCTCGGCGCCGCCGAGCAGGCGCCCCTGCGGATCGCGCAGATGGGTGGCGAGATGGTCGGCCAGCAGCGCCTCCTTCCTCGGGTCGCGGCGGTC
Proteins encoded:
- a CDS encoding PDZ domain-containing protein gives rise to the protein MAALVAVSGAAMVSGCALDPAGLAIGAMNAASMRSEASLVADMVPSYRGTGCQALASLQKGYIDQLPTVDPSYREAVVVNIKAVRQVMAEQSCAEGGGTVAGAGSAPATTVTTGPNGISGAVAGTVAPAAAPASEPQGAMGAAVGPLTAQLAQALGLESPRGLVVTALLPGKAAELSGIRGGDVILEVRGVAVDDVMQMRRVLGAVPSGQSVLVKLWRAREPRELIVGPITSTTPALPPGAVYADAPVLPAAPVRERFCVAQMTGSGLFSSSVHSPLFTVRNDGSEAESAKLTTAFWEAARKAQPGYWLAPHPRPTCNRDSTVCTSASADSDVLMMLCETDREKGAAVYEALRRDKPVTELAWSPPAP